From a single Streptomyces liliifuscus genomic region:
- a CDS encoding PHP domain-containing protein, which translates to MRIDLHCHSTASDGTDTPAELVRNAAAAGLDVVALTDHDTTRGYAEALAALPAGLTLATGAELSCRLDGVGLHMLAYLFDPEEPELLSERELVRDDRVPRAQAMIANLQELGVPVTWEQVERIAAGGSVGRPHIATALVELGVVRSVSDAFTTEWLADGGRAYVEKHESDPFEMIRLVKAAGGVTVFAHPAASKRGLTVPESAIAELAAAGLDGIEVDHMDHEPATRARLRGLAGELGLLPTGSSDYHGSRKTCVLGEFTTDPEIYGEITRRATGAFPVPGAGGGAER; encoded by the coding sequence GTGCGCATCGATCTGCACTGCCACTCCACGGCGTCCGACGGCACGGACACCCCTGCCGAGCTGGTGCGCAACGCCGCTGCCGCCGGGCTGGACGTCGTCGCGCTGACCGATCACGACACCACACGCGGGTACGCGGAGGCCCTGGCGGCCCTGCCCGCCGGGCTGACGCTGGCGACCGGGGCCGAGCTCTCCTGCCGCCTCGACGGAGTGGGGCTGCACATGCTGGCGTACCTCTTCGATCCCGAGGAGCCCGAGCTGCTGAGCGAGCGCGAGCTCGTACGCGACGACCGGGTGCCGCGGGCCCAGGCCATGATCGCCAACCTCCAGGAGCTGGGCGTGCCGGTGACCTGGGAGCAGGTGGAGCGCATCGCGGCCGGCGGTTCCGTGGGGCGGCCGCACATCGCCACCGCGCTGGTCGAGCTGGGCGTCGTGCGCAGCGTCTCCGACGCGTTCACGACCGAGTGGCTCGCCGACGGCGGGCGCGCCTACGTCGAGAAGCACGAGTCGGACCCCTTCGAGATGATCCGGCTCGTCAAGGCCGCGGGCGGAGTGACCGTCTTCGCGCACCCTGCCGCCTCGAAGCGCGGACTGACCGTTCCGGAGTCGGCGATCGCGGAGCTCGCGGCGGCCGGGCTCGACGGGATCGAGGTCGACCACATGGACCACGAACCGGCCACCCGGGCCCGACTGCGGGGCCTCGCGGGCGAGTTGGGGCTGCTGCCGACCGGCTCAAGCGACTACCACGGCAGCCGGAAGACGTGTGTGCTCGGGGAGTTCACGACGGATCCCGAGATCTACGGGGAGATCACCCGGCGGGCGACCGGCGCGTTTCCCGTGCCGGGGGCCGGCGGGGGCGCCGAGCGGTAA
- a CDS encoding NYN domain-containing protein yields MNDDLDPAVLGARIDRTNELLQRMLAEVAKTPSTHAIFVDAGYLYAAAGRLVAGTEDRRAFDLDAEGLIEALIDRARTIFADSRLLRVYWYDGARRRIHTAEQQSIAELPDVKVRLGNLNANNQQKGVDSLIRTDLESLARHRAISDAALIGGDEDLVSAVEAAQGYGARVHLWGIEAPEGRNQAEPLLWEVDSQRTFDLEFFKPYVARRTAASYDTSAAGRPTREDVRFVGAQIAAKWLAARGREALSELLPGHPYLPGPVDQDLLVEAEGLLQYSLRGQADLRRSLRDGFWEHLQGQY; encoded by the coding sequence ATGAATGACGACCTCGATCCAGCGGTGCTCGGTGCGCGTATCGACCGCACGAACGAGCTGCTCCAGCGCATGCTCGCCGAGGTGGCGAAGACGCCGTCGACTCATGCGATCTTCGTCGACGCGGGGTACCTCTACGCGGCCGCGGGCCGGCTCGTCGCCGGGACGGAGGACCGCCGGGCCTTCGATCTGGACGCCGAAGGACTCATCGAGGCGCTCATCGACCGGGCCCGCACGATCTTCGCGGACAGCAGGCTGCTGCGCGTCTACTGGTACGACGGGGCGCGGCGCCGCATCCACACCGCGGAGCAGCAGTCCATCGCCGAGCTGCCGGACGTGAAGGTCCGCCTCGGCAACCTCAACGCCAACAATCAGCAGAAGGGCGTCGACTCCCTGATCCGCACCGATCTGGAGTCACTGGCCCGGCACCGCGCCATCAGTGACGCGGCGCTCATCGGCGGTGACGAGGACCTGGTCTCGGCGGTCGAGGCGGCGCAGGGGTACGGGGCCCGCGTGCACCTGTGGGGCATCGAGGCGCCGGAGGGGCGCAACCAGGCGGAGCCGTTGCTCTGGGAGGTCGACAGCCAGCGCACCTTCGACCTGGAGTTCTTCAAGCCGTACGTCGCCCGGCGGACCGCCGCCTCGTACGACACGTCGGCGGCGGGCCGGCCCACGCGCGAGGACGTGCGGTTCGTGGGCGCGCAGATCGCCGCGAAGTGGCTGGCCGCGCGGGGGCGCGAGGCGCTGTCGGAGCTGCTGCCCGGACATCCCTACCTGCCCGGCCCGGTCGACCAGGACCTGCTCGTGGAGGCGGAGGGGCTGCTGCAGTACTCACTGCGGGGGCAGGCAGACCTGCGACGGTCCCTGCGGGACGGGTTCTGGGAGCACTTGCAGGGGCAGTACTAG
- a CDS encoding MarC family protein has protein sequence MFDLAVFGSLFLTLFVIMDPPGITPIFLALTSGRPAKVQKRMAFQAVCVAGGVITVFGLLGHQILNYLHVSVPALMIAGGLLLLLIALDLLTGKTDEPKQTKDVNVALVPLGMPLLAGPGAIVSVILAVQKADGVASQVSVWAAIVAIHVVLWVVMRYSLLIIRVIKDGGVVLVTRLAGMMLSAIAVQQIINGVTQVIQNS, from the coding sequence GTGTTCGACCTCGCCGTTTTCGGCTCTCTCTTCCTCACCCTCTTCGTCATCATGGATCCCCCCGGGATCACGCCGATCTTCCTCGCGCTGACGTCCGGACGGCCTGCCAAGGTGCAGAAGCGGATGGCGTTCCAGGCCGTCTGCGTGGCCGGCGGAGTCATCACCGTCTTCGGGCTGCTCGGGCACCAGATCCTGAACTACCTGCATGTGTCCGTCCCGGCGCTGATGATCGCGGGCGGGCTGCTGCTCCTGCTCATCGCGCTCGACCTGCTCACGGGCAAGACCGATGAGCCCAAGCAGACGAAGGACGTGAACGTCGCCCTCGTACCGCTGGGCATGCCGTTGCTCGCCGGGCCGGGCGCGATCGTGTCCGTCATCCTGGCCGTGCAGAAGGCCGACGGCGTGGCGTCGCAGGTGTCGGTGTGGGCCGCCATCGTCGCCATCCATGTCGTGCTCTGGGTGGTCATGCGGTACTCGCTGCTGATCATCCGGGTCATCAAGGACGGCGGTGTCGTGCTGGTGACCCGGCTCGCGGGCATGATGCTCTCCGCGATCGCCGTGCAGCAGATCATCAACGGCGTGACCCAGGTCATCCAGAACAGCTGA
- a CDS encoding alpha/beta fold hydrolase: protein MSSTELPSVLATSVAPKVGTVRVAAGERLRTVGLPGITLTVRSRPPVREGLPPALYVHGLGGSSQNWSALMPLLDGLVESEAVDLPGFGDSPPPDDGDYSVTGHARAVIRFLDAAERGPVHLFGNSLGGAVTTRVAAVRPDLVRTLTLVSPALPEIRVQRSAVPTALLALPGVAGLFTRFTKDWSAEQRVRGVTALCYGDPGMVTPEGFRNAVEEMERRLALPYFWDAMARSARGIVNAYTLGGQHGLWRQAERVLAPTLLVYGGRDQLVSYRMAQRAARAFRDSRLLTLPDAGHVAMMEYPETVATAFRELLADTGELADTGPTSARS from the coding sequence ATGTCTTCGACCGAACTGCCGTCCGTGCTGGCCACTTCCGTCGCTCCGAAGGTCGGGACCGTCAGGGTGGCCGCGGGGGAGCGGCTGCGCACGGTCGGGCTCCCCGGGATCACGCTGACGGTCCGGTCGAGACCGCCGGTGCGGGAGGGGCTGCCGCCCGCGCTGTACGTGCACGGTCTCGGCGGTTCCTCGCAGAACTGGTCGGCGCTGATGCCCCTCCTGGACGGCCTCGTGGAAAGCGAGGCCGTCGATCTGCCGGGCTTCGGCGACTCGCCGCCACCGGACGACGGCGACTACTCGGTGACCGGGCACGCGCGCGCGGTCATCCGTTTTCTCGACGCGGCCGAGCGCGGTCCCGTGCATCTCTTCGGGAACTCGCTGGGCGGAGCCGTCACCACGCGCGTCGCGGCGGTACGGCCCGATCTCGTCCGCACGCTCACCCTCGTCTCGCCGGCGCTCCCGGAGATCCGGGTGCAGCGCTCGGCCGTGCCGACGGCGCTGCTGGCCCTGCCCGGCGTGGCGGGCCTGTTCACCAGGTTCACCAAGGACTGGTCCGCCGAACAGCGCGTACGGGGAGTCACGGCGCTCTGTTACGGCGACCCCGGCATGGTCACGCCCGAGGGATTCCGCAACGCGGTCGAGGAGATGGAGCGGCGGCTCGCCCTCCCCTACTTCTGGGACGCCATGGCACGCTCGGCACGCGGCATCGTGAACGCGTACACACTGGGTGGCCAGCACGGACTGTGGCGCCAGGCCGAGCGGGTGCTCGCGCCGACGCTCCTCGTGTACGGAGGCCGCGACCAGCTCGTCTCGTACCGTATGGCCCAGCGGGCGGCACGAGCCTTTCGCGACTCGCGGTTGCTGACGTTGCCTGACGCGGGACATGTGGCGATGATGGAGTACCCGGAGACCGTGGCCACGGCCTTCCGCGAACTCCTCGCGGACACCGGCGAGTTGGCCGACACCGGCCCTACCAGCGCGAGGAGCTGA
- a CDS encoding DUF3107 domain-containing protein, whose product MEVKIGVQHAPREIVLESGQTPEEVERAVSEALAGKSQLLSLVDDHGRKVLVPADRLAYVELGEPTTRKVGFSAL is encoded by the coding sequence GTGGAGGTCAAGATCGGCGTGCAGCACGCGCCCCGCGAGATCGTTCTGGAGAGCGGTCAGACCCCGGAAGAGGTCGAGCGCGCGGTGTCCGAGGCGCTGGCCGGCAAGTCGCAGCTGCTCAGCCTCGTGGACGACCACGGCCGCAAGGTCCTGGTCCCGGCGGACCGCCTCGCCTACGTGGAGCTCGGCGAGCCGACGACGCGCAAGGTGGGCTTCAGCGCGCTGTAA
- a CDS encoding DUF3152 domain-containing protein — protein sequence MPQGGAPGRAPGRAPGGTSGFAGGAQAGGPSRFSGGPAARGAAGGATGGGAPTGRLPDGTPAYGFPRLPDGTPAHGFPRMQDGTPAHGFPRFQDGTPAAGFPRPQDGTPAHGFPRPQDGTPAHGFPRLPDGTPAHGFPRLPDGTPDRGAPRYPDGTPAHGVPRVRGGHPEQRENGGAWGELRGGPRAGVGYGAPQGSPQGSPQGPPGAVRPGPGEGQGLPQGRSGPTVPRQRFAPPRSGAGGPRQAYVDAFDRGEDPFAPRSAAEAALRSDPYASVTVWDDEVEHKVAPGGRRTPPGDQEPPDARPEKAGGGKGRAFTGIAAAAVTTVLAVVVAGQVIGGREDDSVRPQSASGADREAKDSASRTDSRPVPSSSAGADAAAGAGAGAATLSYSQQMAKKYPLAADLKGSGEFDAISGFDKAPGTGRKYTYRVDVEKGLGLDGALFAEAVQKTLNDDRSWAHDGGRTFERVSSGKSDFVITLASPGTTAFWCAKSGLDTTEDNVSCDSASTERVMINAYRWAQGSETYGDKMYAYRQMLINHEIGHRLGFGHVSCSVDGALAPVMQQQTKFLDHDGIRCRPNPWAFPGN from the coding sequence ATGCCTCAGGGTGGAGCCCCGGGCAGGGCTCCCGGCAGGGCCCCGGGTGGGACTTCGGGATTCGCGGGTGGCGCGCAGGCCGGGGGACCTTCGCGGTTCTCCGGCGGTCCGGCGGCGCGAGGAGCGGCCGGCGGGGCGACCGGTGGAGGAGCGCCCACCGGGCGGCTTCCCGACGGCACGCCCGCGTACGGGTTTCCGCGCCTCCCCGACGGGACTCCGGCGCACGGGTTCCCGCGGATGCAGGACGGCACGCCCGCTCATGGGTTTCCGCGCTTCCAGGACGGCACTCCCGCCGCCGGCTTCCCGCGGCCGCAGGACGGCACCCCTGCCCACGGCTTTCCGAGGCCGCAGGACGGCACGCCTGCCCACGGGTTTCCGCGGTTGCCCGACGGGACTCCGGCGCACGGGTTTCCCCGGCTGCCCGACGGGACTCCGGACCGTGGCGCGCCGCGCTATCCCGACGGCACTCCCGCGCACGGCGTACCGCGGGTCCGTGGTGGGCATCCCGAGCAGCGCGAAAACGGCGGTGCCTGGGGCGAGTTGAGGGGTGGTCCGCGGGCGGGCGTCGGGTACGGAGCGCCGCAGGGATCCCCGCAGGGATCTCCGCAAGGGCCTCCCGGGGCAGTGCGGCCCGGGCCCGGGGAAGGCCAGGGCCTGCCGCAGGGCCGGTCCGGCCCGACGGTTCCCCGGCAGCGGTTCGCGCCGCCCAGGTCGGGAGCCGGTGGCCCCCGGCAGGCCTACGTGGACGCCTTCGACCGGGGCGAGGACCCCTTCGCGCCCCGTTCTGCCGCCGAGGCGGCGCTTCGCTCGGACCCTTACGCCTCCGTCACCGTCTGGGACGACGAGGTCGAGCACAAGGTGGCCCCGGGCGGGCGCAGGACGCCTCCGGGCGATCAGGAACCTCCGGACGCGCGGCCCGAGAAGGCCGGGGGAGGCAAGGGCCGGGCCTTCACCGGCATCGCGGCCGCCGCCGTCACCACCGTCCTGGCCGTCGTCGTGGCCGGACAGGTCATCGGCGGACGTGAGGACGACTCCGTACGCCCGCAGTCCGCGAGTGGCGCCGACCGGGAGGCCAAGGACTCGGCGTCGCGCACCGACAGCCGGCCGGTCCCGTCCTCATCGGCGGGGGCGGATGCGGCTGCTGGTGCTGGCGCTGGTGCGGCCACGCTGTCGTACTCCCAGCAGATGGCGAAGAAATATCCCCTGGCGGCGGATCTCAAGGGCTCCGGGGAGTTCGACGCGATCTCCGGGTTCGACAAGGCGCCGGGGACCGGGCGGAAGTACACCTACCGCGTCGACGTCGAGAAGGGCCTCGGTCTCGACGGTGCGCTCTTCGCGGAGGCCGTGCAGAAGACCCTGAACGACGACCGGAGTTGGGCCCACGACGGCGGCCGTACCTTCGAGCGGGTCTCCTCCGGGAAGTCCGACTTCGTCATCACCCTGGCAAGCCCCGGGACGACGGCGTTCTGGTGTGCCAAGTCGGGCCTCGACACCACCGAGGACAACGTCTCCTGCGACTCGGCCTCCACCGAACGCGTGATGATCAACGCGTACCGCTGGGCCCAGGGTTCCGAGACGTACGGCGACAAGATGTACGCGTACCGCCAGATGCTGATCAACCACGAGATCGGCCACCGGCTCGGCTTCGGCCATGTGAGCTGCAGTGTGGACGGCGCGCTCGCCCCCGTCATGCAGCAGCAGACCAAGTTCCTCGACCACGACGGAATCCGCTGCCGGCCCAACCCCTGGGCGTTCCCCGGGAACTGA
- a CDS encoding TetR/AcrR family transcriptional regulator, which translates to MTAIEQTEAARPRGTRLPRRARRNQLLGAAQEVFVAQGYHAAAMDDIAERAGVSKPVLYQHFPGKLDLYLALLDQHCESLLQAVRAALASTTDNKLRVRATMDAYFAYVEDDGGAFRLVFESDLTNEPAVRERVDKVTFECAEAICEVIAEDTGLSKAESMLLASGLGGLAQVVARSWLHSDRSVPRDQAVQLLTSLAWRGIAGFPLHGSEQH; encoded by the coding sequence GTGACAGCCATCGAGCAGACAGAGGCGGCGCGCCCGCGGGGCACACGCCTGCCGCGCCGTGCCCGACGCAACCAGCTCCTCGGCGCTGCCCAGGAAGTGTTTGTCGCGCAGGGATACCACGCGGCCGCGATGGACGACATCGCCGAACGCGCGGGCGTCAGCAAGCCGGTGCTCTACCAGCACTTTCCCGGCAAGCTCGACCTCTACCTCGCGCTGCTCGACCAGCACTGCGAGTCACTGCTGCAGGCCGTACGTGCCGCCCTGGCGTCCACCACGGACAACAAGCTGCGGGTGCGGGCGACCATGGACGCGTACTTCGCGTACGTGGAGGACGACGGCGGCGCGTTCCGTCTGGTCTTCGAGTCGGACCTGACGAACGAGCCCGCGGTGCGCGAGCGGGTCGACAAGGTCACGTTCGAGTGTGCGGAGGCGATCTGCGAGGTCATCGCGGAGGACACCGGTCTGTCCAAGGCCGAGTCGATGCTGCTGGCCTCGGGTCTCGGCGGACTCGCCCAGGTGGTGGCCCGCTCCTGGCTGCACAGCGACCGCAGCGTGCCGCGCGACCAGGCGGTGCAGCTGCTGACCTCGCTGGCATGGCGGGGCATCGCCGGTTTCCCGCTGCACGGCAGCGAGCAGCACTGA
- a CDS encoding ferritin-like fold-containing protein: MTTPDNASDASAAHTGVAAQDWAKASVDPQYRAAVVDLIGALAYGELAAFERLAEDAKLAPTLADKAELAKMASAEFHHFEQLRDRLTEIGAEPTQAMEPFVAALDGFHKQTAPSDWLEGLVKAYVGDSIASDFYREVAARLDSDTRGLVLAVLDDTGHASFAVEKVRAAIDADPRVGGRLALWARRLMGEALSQSQRVVADRDALSTMLVGGVADGFDLAEVGRMFSRITEAHTKRMAALGLAA; the protein is encoded by the coding sequence ATGACGACGCCTGACAACGCTTCCGACGCATCTGCCGCTCACACCGGAGTCGCCGCCCAGGACTGGGCCAAGGCCTCCGTCGACCCCCAGTACCGCGCCGCGGTCGTGGACCTGATCGGAGCGCTGGCGTACGGGGAGCTGGCGGCGTTCGAACGCCTCGCGGAGGACGCGAAGCTGGCGCCGACGCTCGCGGACAAGGCGGAGCTGGCGAAGATGGCGTCGGCGGAGTTCCACCACTTCGAACAGCTGCGGGACCGGCTCACGGAGATCGGGGCGGAGCCGACGCAGGCCATGGAGCCGTTCGTCGCCGCGCTCGACGGTTTCCACAAGCAGACGGCCCCCTCGGACTGGCTGGAAGGACTCGTCAAGGCGTACGTCGGCGACTCGATCGCCAGCGACTTCTACCGGGAGGTCGCGGCCCGGCTCGACTCCGATACGCGCGGGCTCGTACTGGCCGTGCTCGACGACACCGGGCACGCGTCGTTCGCCGTCGAGAAGGTACGGGCCGCCATCGACGCGGATCCGCGGGTGGGCGGGCGACTCGCCCTGTGGGCGCGGCGGTTGATGGGCGAGGCGCTGTCGCAGTCCCAGCGGGTGGTTGCCGACCGGGACGCCTTGTCGACGATGCTCGTCGGCGGGGTGGCCGACGGGTTCGATCTCGCCGAGGTGGGGCGGATGTTCTCGCGGATCACTGAGGCGCACACAAAGCGGATGGCTGCGCTCGGGCTGGCCGCCTAG
- a CDS encoding DEAD/DEAH box helicase, with protein sequence MTLPVALTGTDVIGQAKTGTGKTLGFGLPLLERVTVPADVEAGRAKPEQLTDAPQALVVVPTRELCTQVTNDLLTAGKVRNVRVLAIYGGRAYEPQVEALKKGVDVIVGTPGRLLDLAGQRKLDLKHIKALVLDEADEMLDLGFLPDVEKIINMLPARRQTMLFSATMPGAVIGLARRYMSQPTHIRATAPDDEGQTVRNTEQFVYRAHNMDKPEMVSRILQADGRGLVMVFCRTKRTAADLADQLQQRGFASGAVHGDLGQGAREQALRAFRNGKVDVLVCTDVAARGIDVEGVTHVINYQSPEDEKTYLHRIGRTGRAGAKGIAITLVDWDDIPRWQLINKALDLGLSDPPETYSTSPHLFEELKIPAGTKGVLPRAERTRAGLSAEAVEDLGETGGRGARGRGGRSGAPASAAAPVAERDRERPARTPRRRRRTRNGTPLDATEQQTTQETTESAPAAAATEARTPRRRRRTRSGGASEAAETAVATAEGTVAEAAEPTASAEPVATEARSRRRRTRRAAEAAQPETAVVEEAPAAPVAEAVEVSEPASESRPRRRTRKSATAAATAAEAAVDTAEGTVVEAAEVAETKPRRRTRKAAQAPEVVVEAAVEPVEAVEAKPRRTRKATTTAAAEAALDTAEAAEAKPRRRTRKAAASAEVAAAVEAVEAAIPAQVAEEAEAKPRRRTRKAVTDTTVAEAAPVDEALAAEAKPRRRTRKAAEVAVDTAEGTTAEAPAATATKPRRTRKTAAAAEAAVDTAEAAEVAETKPRRRARKVAVAEADIPAQATEAAAAEAPVKPRRTRKTAATATATVADAVTVEAAPEAKPRRRARKTAAAAAETTES encoded by the coding sequence ATGACGCTCCCCGTTGCCCTGACCGGCACCGACGTCATCGGCCAGGCCAAGACCGGCACCGGCAAGACGCTGGGCTTCGGTCTTCCGCTCCTCGAGCGCGTGACCGTTCCCGCGGACGTCGAGGCGGGCCGGGCCAAGCCCGAGCAGCTCACCGACGCCCCGCAGGCCCTCGTCGTCGTCCCGACGCGCGAGCTGTGCACGCAGGTCACGAACGACCTGCTGACGGCCGGCAAGGTCCGCAACGTACGCGTTCTGGCCATCTACGGCGGCCGGGCGTACGAGCCGCAGGTCGAGGCCCTCAAGAAGGGCGTCGACGTGATCGTCGGCACCCCGGGCCGGCTGCTGGACCTCGCGGGCCAGCGGAAGCTCGACCTCAAGCACATCAAGGCACTCGTCCTCGACGAGGCCGACGAGATGCTCGACCTGGGCTTCCTGCCCGACGTCGAGAAGATCATCAACATGCTGCCGGCCCGCCGTCAGACGATGCTGTTCTCGGCGACCATGCCGGGCGCGGTCATCGGCCTCGCGCGCCGCTACATGTCGCAGCCCACGCACATCCGCGCCACGGCGCCGGACGACGAGGGCCAGACGGTCCGCAACACCGAGCAGTTCGTCTACCGCGCGCACAACATGGACAAGCCGGAGATGGTCTCGCGGATACTGCAGGCCGACGGCCGCGGTCTCGTGATGGTCTTCTGCCGCACCAAGCGGACGGCGGCGGACCTCGCCGACCAGCTGCAGCAGCGCGGTTTCGCCTCCGGCGCGGTCCACGGCGACCTCGGCCAGGGCGCCCGCGAGCAGGCGCTGCGCGCCTTCCGCAACGGCAAGGTGGACGTGCTCGTCTGCACCGACGTGGCCGCGCGCGGCATCGACGTCGAGGGCGTCACGCACGTCATCAACTACCAGTCCCCCGAGGACGAGAAGACGTACCTGCACCGCATCGGCCGTACGGGCCGCGCGGGCGCCAAGGGCATCGCGATCACCCTCGTCGACTGGGACGACATCCCGCGCTGGCAGCTCATCAACAAGGCGCTGGACCTCGGTCTGAGCGACCCGCCGGAGACGTACTCCACGTCCCCGCACCTCTTCGAAGAGCTGAAGATTCCCGCGGGCACCAAGGGTGTTCTGCCGCGTGCCGAGCGCACCCGCGCCGGTCTCTCGGCCGAGGCCGTCGAGGACCTCGGCGAGACCGGCGGGCGTGGCGCACGCGGCCGCGGTGGCCGTTCCGGCGCCCCGGCGTCGGCCGCGGCCCCGGTCGCCGAGCGCGACCGGGAGCGTCCCGCTCGTACGCCGCGTCGCCGTCGCCGCACCCGCAACGGCACGCCGCTGGACGCCACGGAGCAGCAGACCACGCAGGAGACCACGGAGTCGGCGCCGGCCGCCGCGGCCACGGAGGCACGCACGCCGCGCCGCCGTCGTCGTACGCGTTCCGGTGGCGCGTCGGAGGCTGCCGAGACGGCCGTCGCCACGGCCGAGGGCACGGTGGCCGAGGCCGCCGAGCCGACCGCGTCGGCCGAGCCGGTCGCCACGGAGGCCAGGTCGCGCCGTCGTCGTACGCGCCGGGCCGCGGAAGCCGCTCAGCCCGAGACTGCCGTCGTCGAGGAGGCCCCCGCGGCCCCCGTCGCCGAGGCCGTCGAGGTGTCCGAGCCTGCGTCCGAGAGCAGGCCGCGCCGCCGGACCCGCAAGTCCGCCACGGCTGCTGCCACAGCTGCCGAGGCCGCGGTGGACACCGCCGAGGGCACGGTCGTCGAGGCGGCGGAGGTCGCCGAGACGAAGCCGCGCCGCCGTACGCGGAAGGCCGCCCAGGCCCCCGAGGTCGTGGTGGAAGCCGCTGTCGAGCCGGTGGAGGCCGTCGAGGCCAAGCCGCGCCGCACCCGCAAGGCGACGACCACGGCCGCCGCGGAGGCCGCCCTGGACACCGCCGAGGCCGCGGAGGCCAAGCCGCGCCGCCGTACTCGTAAGGCCGCCGCGTCCGCCGAGGTCGCAGCAGCCGTCGAGGCCGTCGAAGCCGCCATCCCGGCCCAGGTGGCCGAGGAGGCCGAGGCCAAGCCGCGCCGCCGCACCCGCAAGGCAGTCACGGACACCACGGTCGCGGAGGCCGCTCCGGTGGACGAGGCGCTCGCCGCGGAGGCCAAGCCGCGTCGGCGTACGCGCAAGGCCGCCGAGGTGGCGGTGGACACCGCCGAGGGCACGACGGCCGAGGCGCCTGCGGCCACGGCGACGAAGCCCCGCCGCACCCGCAAGACCGCTGCAGCCGCGGAGGCCGCCGTGGACACCGCGGAGGCTGCGGAGGTGGCCGAGACGAAGCCCCGCCGCCGCGCCCGCAAGGTCGCGGTCGCCGAGGCCGACATCCCGGCCCAGGCCACCGAGGCCGCCGCGGCCGAGGCCCCGGTCAAGCCGCGCCGCACGCGCAAGACGGCGGCCACGGCCACGGCCACCGTCGCGGACGCGGTCACGGTCGAGGCCGCACCCGAGGCCAAGCCCCGCCGCCGTGCGCGGAAGACGGCTGCGGCCGCCGCCGAGACGACGGAGAGCTGA
- a CDS encoding alpha/beta fold hydrolase yields the protein MSRPATFVPPPGTRAYRLATARGEFAVIEAGSPEKGTALLLPGFTGSKEDFISLHEPLAAAGYRTVAVDGRGQYESPGPTDDETPYAQAELAQDVLAQIDALSDGLSDGLANAPTHRPQERVHLVGHSFGGQVARAAVLLDPSRFRSLTLMSSGPAEISPSQQQRVKLLRDALAVMDMGQVWEAIQALEPPEDAEGDLDAGLDDQDDLKRRWLGNSPAQLIAAGRQLCEEPDRVAELAAVGLPVHVLSGERDDTWPVPLLDDMAVRLNAYRTVVGGAEHSPNSDRPRETAEALGLFWDRVG from the coding sequence ATGAGCAGGCCCGCCACCTTCGTCCCGCCCCCCGGAACCCGTGCGTATCGGCTCGCCACCGCGCGCGGGGAGTTCGCCGTGATCGAGGCGGGCAGTCCCGAGAAGGGCACCGCACTCCTGCTGCCGGGGTTCACCGGCAGCAAGGAGGACTTCATCTCGCTGCACGAACCACTGGCCGCGGCCGGGTACCGGACCGTCGCCGTGGACGGGCGGGGCCAGTACGAGTCACCGGGCCCGACGGACGACGAAACTCCTTACGCACAGGCCGAGTTGGCGCAGGACGTCCTCGCCCAGATCGACGCCCTGAGCGATGGCCTCAGCGATGGCCTGGCCAACGCCCCGACCCACCGCCCGCAGGAGCGCGTCCACCTCGTGGGCCACTCCTTCGGCGGGCAGGTCGCCCGGGCGGCCGTGCTGCTGGATCCGTCCCGTTTCCGGTCGCTCACGCTGATGTCGTCGGGGCCCGCCGAGATCTCCCCCTCCCAGCAGCAGCGCGTGAAGCTCCTGCGGGACGCGCTCGCCGTGATGGACATGGGCCAGGTGTGGGAGGCCATCCAGGCCCTTGAACCGCCGGAGGACGCCGAGGGCGACCTGGACGCCGGTCTGGACGACCAGGACGACCTGAAGCGCCGCTGGCTCGGCAACAGCCCGGCCCAACTCATCGCCGCGGGGCGGCAGTTGTGCGAGGAGCCCGACCGGGTGGCCGAGCTGGCCGCCGTCGGGCTGCCCGTCCACGTCCTGTCGGGCGAACGTGACGACACGTGGCCTGTGCCGCTCCTCGACGACATGGCGGTGCGCCTGAACGCGTACCGCACGGTTGTCGGCGGGGCCGAGCACTCGCCGAACTCGGATCGGCCGCGGGAGACTGCCGAGGCGCTCGGCTTGTTCTGGGATCGGGTGGGCTGA